In Panicum virgatum strain AP13 chromosome 4N, P.virgatum_v5, whole genome shotgun sequence, a single window of DNA contains:
- the LOC120671330 gene encoding uncharacterized protein LOC120671330, with product MAATAGAADDGGSVGGSVGGERMKLLCSLGGRILPRPGDGTLRYAGGDTRIVSVPRGVSLPDLLARLADAYGGATGPHFAVKYQLPDEGLDALISVSSTEDLDNMVEEYDKLGGASPKLRVFIFPILDAAGSSGAVGEELEGGSFDAGLRYLEAVNGIVRKDSIASLSSTQYSDGGLPPPAPSGGGGPGSPAALSPTSTSSNDAARSNISGAGATPPPLVDVFSNAAPAPVQAKPQEIAAEGRAPQVNPHPHPEVAAHPHPLPEATRYRQPLSQLPPLPPVFMNDHRDAMQGLNQPPPAHGARFDDCNLCLKALPHAHSDPVMNEYGNEVHGGAVPEPGPVFMSLRPEDVARIMIPDRSAQAPLGAYGYTHMHQVPQDRVYVPKVEGVTNSVLVDPTGLHQHVYVQQQQQQVPPQQLPSTYGFSHIPVIPSEDRVVSPSSAHTDVASSHYQFVPSGHAMAQYPVKPASPNNPLADEGSLSGNSRHREDGQVYRDNVPPVAPVAVPNYVANVDRMMDSLWVSPNEASGSTEQRKPTMSPDSGLPQHAIPEHSQGLPENNISTRPDTRAKEVHPSNTNTFFDVNEPKVLIQTESMPPPSVASSYLHNVQHVNVSHMPHMMSIGGPYSSYVVATVGPGGVPQSTYGIDLVYPNATVNTVNERRDVLPEVYHQEAPHEVVAPPSTTQVPTPALANHAPNVDQATTNVHALPPRPKRVASRENISPRDPHAHNSLLNCKGPDLNIPAEDVSLQLQSDHRGDEMSNPDLLGMEDALATAKAQSSDHQPPVPNEGARAVTNKVDSEVHPNEVAKSRPADWISGFSVTDGRLQIIKNNDLEELQELGSGTFGTVYHGKWRGTDVAIKRINDRCFAGKPSEQEKMRSDFWNEASNLADLHHPNVVAFYGVVLDGPGGSIATVTEYMVNGSLRTALLKNAKTLDRRKRLIIAMDTAFGMEYLHSKNIVHFDLKSDNLLVNLRDPQRPICKVGDLGLSKVKCQTLISGGVRGTLPWMAPELLNGSSSLVSEKVDVFSFGIVLWELLTGEEPYADLHYGVIIGGIVSNTLRPQVPDSCDPEWRSLMEQCWSTEPSERPSFTEIANRLRSMAASQKVQH from the exons ATGGCCGCCAccgcgggggcggcggacgACGGCGGGAGCGTCGGTGGGAGCGTGGGCGGGGAGAGGATGAAGCTGCTGTGCAGCCTGGGCGGGCGCATCCTCCCGCGCCCGGGGGACGGGACGCTGCGGTACGCCGGCGGGGACACCCGGATCGTGTCCGTCCCGCGCGGGGTGTCGCTGCCGGACCTCCTCGCGCGCCTCGCCGACGCGTACGGCGGCGCCACGGGCCCGCACTTCGCGGTCAAGTACCAGCTCCCCGACGAGGGGCTCGACGCGCTCATCTCCGTGTCCTCCACGGAGGATCTCGACAACATGGTCGAGGAGTACGACAAGCTAGGCGGCGCCAGCCCGAAGCTGAGGGTCTTCATCTTCCCCATCCTGGATGCAgcgggcagcagcggcgccgtgGGGGAGGAGCTGGAGGGCGGGAGCTTCGATGCTGGCCTCCGCTACCTGGAGGCCGTGAACGGCATTGTGCGCAAGGACAGCATCGCGAGCCTCTCTTCCACGCAGTACTCCGACGGGGGGCTGCCCCCTCCGGCGCCATCAGGGGGCGGCGGCCCGGGGTCTCCGGCCGCGCTTTCCCCCACCTCCACTAGCTCCAATGATGCTGCGAGATCGAACATCAGTGGGGCTGGGGCGACGCCTCCGCCGCTTGTTGATGTCTTCAGCAATGCTGCACCTGCTCCTGTACAGGCGAAGCCACAGGAGATTGCCGCGGAAGGGAGGGCTCCCCAGGTGAATCCGCATCCACATCCAGAGGTGGCTGCACATCCGCATCCGCTTCCGGAGGCGACAAGGTACCGGCAGCCACTGTCGCAGCTGCCACCGCTGCCTCCTGTGTTCATGAACGATCATAGAGATGCCATGCAGGGTCTGAATCAGCCGCCACCAGCGCACGGGGCGAGATTTGATGACTGCAATCTGTGCTTGAAGGCATTGCCTCACGCTCACTCTGATCCCGTGATGAATGAGTATGGCAATGAGGTGCACGGAGGGGCAGTGCCTGAGCCGGGGCCTGTGTTCATGAGCCTGCGGCCTGAAGATGTGGCAAGGATCATGATACCGGATAGGTCTGCTCAGGCTCCATTGGGGGCTTATGGATACACGCATATGCATCAAGTGCCGCAGGACAGGGTGTATGTGCCGAAGGTGGAAGGGGTTACAAACTCAGTGCTCGTTGACCCAACTGGCTTGCATCAGCATGTGTatgtgcagcagcagcagcagcaggtgccACCACAGCAGTTGCCATCTACCTATGGGTTTAGCCATATCCCTGTGATTCCTAGCGAGGACAGAGTAGTTTCTCCAAGTTCTGCCCATACTGATGTTGCGAGCTCTCATTATCAGTTTGTGCCTTCTGGCCATGCGATGGCTCAGTATCCAGTGAAGCCAGCTAGTCCCAATAATCCACTTGCTGATGAAGGTAGTTTAagtggcaattcaaggcatcgTGAGGATGGGCAGGTTTATCGTGACAATGTGCCTCCAGTTGCGCCTGTGGCTGTGCCAAATTATGTGGCAAATGTGGACAGGATGATGGATTCGCTCTGGGTGAGTCCCAATGAGGCTTCAGGATCTACTGAACAAAGGAAGCCCACCATGTCTCCTGACAGTGGTTTGCCTCAGCATGCAATACCAGAACACTCTCAGGGGCTCCCAGAGAATAATATCAGTACCAGGCCAGATACCCGAGCAAAAGAGGTTCATCCGAGCAACACCAATACGTTTTTTGATGTGAATGAACCAAAGGTACTGATTCAAACGGAATCAATGCCACCACCATCTGTGGCCAGCTCTTATTTGCACAATGTCCAGCATGTTAATGTGAGCCATATGCCACATATGATGAGCATTGGAGGACCCTATTCTAGTTACGTTGTTGCTACAGTCGGGCCTGGTGGGGTTCCTCAGTCGACTTATGGTATTGATCTAGTCTATCCAAATGCCACTGTTAATACAGTGAATGAGCGAAGAGATGTTCTGCCTGAAGTTTATCACCAGGAAGCTCCACATGAAGTCGTCGCTCCTCCAAGCACAACTCAGGTACCAACACCAGCATTGGCAAATCATGCTCCTAATGTGGATCAAGCAACCACAAATGTGCATGCACTGCCACCAAGACCCAAGAGAGTAGCAAGCAGGGAGAACATCAGCCCAAGGGATCCTCACGCACACAACTCATTGTTGAACTGCAAGGGGCCAGATCTGAATATTCCAGCTGAGGATGTTTCTCTCCAGCTACAGTCAGATCACAGAG GTGATGAAATGTCTAACCCAGATTTACTGGGTATGGAGGATGCGTTAGCTACAGCTAAAGCTCAGTCATCTGATCACCAACCTCCTGTGCCGAATGAAGGAGCTCGGGCTGTTACCAATAAAGTAGACAGTGAAGTTCACCCGAACGAG GTTGCCAAGAGCAGACCAGCAGATTGGATTTCAGGATTTTCAGTTACAGATGGACGTTTGCAG ATTATAAAGAACAATGACCTTGAAGAGCTCCAAGAGCTTGGTTCTGGAACTTTCGGAACTGTATACCATGGTAAATGGAGAGGCACTGATGTTGCAATAAAAAGAATCAATGACAGATGTTTTGCTGGGAAACCATCTGAGCAAGAAAAGATG CGGTCGGACTTCTGGAATGAAGCATCTAACCTTGCGGATTTGCATCACCCAAATGTTGTTGCGTTTTATGGTGTTGTTCTAGATGGACCAGGAGGATCCATTGCCACAGTCACAGAATATATGGTCAATGGCTCACTTAGGACGGCTTTGCTGAAGAATGCCAA GACTCTTGATCGACGTAAGAGGTTAATTATTGCCATGGATACAGCTTTTGGAATGGAATACTTGCACAGCAAAAATATAGTGCACTTTGACCTGAAAAGTGACAATTTGCTTGTTAATTTGAGGGACCCTCAACGTCCAATATGCAAG GTTGGTGATCTTGGGCTTTCAAAAGTGAAGTGTCAGACCCTTATCTCTGGTGGTGTCAGGGGAACGCTTCCATGGATGGCCCCAGAACTTCTGAATGGTAGCAGCAGCTTGGTCTCTGAAAAG GTTGATGTGTTCTCCTTTGGGATTGTTCTCTGGGAACTCCTAACAGGAGAAGAACCCTATGCAGATTTGCACTATGGTGTTATTATAG GTGGCATTGTGAGCAACACTCTACGGCCGCAGGTGCCTGACTCCTGTGACCCAGAGTGGAGGTCACTGATGGAGCAATGCTGGTCAACAGAACCATCTGAGCGGCCAAGCTTCACAGAGATCGCAAATAGACTTCGCTCGATGGCTGCATCCCAGAAGGTACAGCACTGA
- the LOC120671331 gene encoding homeobox protein knotted-1-like 11 isoform X1 — translation MAFHYPDHALAMDPAAAAGVGVGAAVNPSFVSPGGGGVGGGWEREKAAIAAHPLYERLLEAHVACLRVATPVDQLPRIDAQIAARPPPMAAAAAAAAAGGAQSGGEELDLFMTHFVLLLCSFKEQLQQHVRVHAMEAVMACWELEQTLQSLTGASPGEGTGATMSDDEDNQVDSESNMFDGNEGSDGMGFGPLMLTEGERSLVERVRQELKHELKQGYREKLVDIREEIMRKRRAGKLPGDTASTLKAWWQAHSKWPYPTEEDKARLVQETGLQLKQINNWFINQRKRNWHSNPASSSSDKSKRKRNTAGDGNAEQSW, via the exons ATGGCGTTCCACTACCCGGACCACGCGCTGGCGATGgaccccgcggccgcggccggggtcGGGGTCGGGGCGGCGGTCAACCCTAGCTTCGtgtcccccggcggcggcggcgtcgggggtgGGTGGGAGCGGGAGAAGGCGGCCATCGCGGCGCACCCGCTGTACGAGCGCCTGCTCGAGGCGCACGTCGCCTGCCTCCGCGTCGCCACCCCCGTCGACCAGCTCCCGCGCATCGACGCGCAGATAGCCGCGAGGCCCccgcccatggcggcggccgcggccgccgcggcggcgggcggggcgcaGTCGGGAGGCGAGGAGCTCGACCTCTTCATG ACGCATTTCGTATTGCTCCTCTGTTCATTCAAGGAACAACTCCAGCAGCATGTGCGTGTTCATGCAATGGAAGCAGTGATGGCTTGCTGGGAGCTTGAACAAACTTTACAAAGCCTTACAG GGGCATCTCCTGGTGAAGGCACTGGGGCTACTATGTCTGATGATGAAGACAATCAGGTAGACAGTGAGAGCAACATGTTTGATGGAAATGAGGGGTCAGATGGAATGGGATTTGGTCCCTTAATGTTGACTGAGGGTGAGAGATCCTTAGTTGAGCGTGTGCGGCAGGAGCTAAAGCATGAGCTTAAGCAG GGATACAGAGAAAAACTTGTGGATATTAGGGAAGAGATAATGCGGAAGCGAAGAGCTGGGAAACTCCCTGGAGACACAGCTTCTACGTTGAAAGCCTGGTGGCAAGCTCATTCTAAATGGCCATACCCAACT GAGGAAGACAAGGCTAGACTGGTACAGGAAACAGGGCTGCAACTAAAGCAGATCAACAACTGGTTCATCAACCAGCGTAAGCGGAACTGGCACAGCAATCCGGCATCATCCTCATCTGACAAAAGCAAGAGAAAAAG AAACACTGCAGGTGATGGAAATGCTGAGCAATCCTGGTAG
- the LOC120671331 gene encoding homeobox protein knotted-1-like 11 isoform X2, with product MAFHYPDHALAMDPAAAAGVGVGAAVNPSFVSPGGGGVGGGWEREKAAIAAHPLYERLLEAHVACLRVATPVDQLPRIDAQIAARPPPMAAAAAAAAAGGAQSGGEELDLFMTHFVLLLCSFKEQLQQHVRVHAMEAVMACWELEQTLQSLTGASPGEGTGATMSDDEDNQVDSESNMFDGNEGSDGMGFGPLMLTEGERSLVERVRQELKHELKQGYREKLVDIREEIMRKRRAGKLPGDTASTLKAWWQAHSKWPYPTEEDKARLVQETGLQLKQINNWFINQRKRNWHSNPASSSSDKSKRKR from the exons ATGGCGTTCCACTACCCGGACCACGCGCTGGCGATGgaccccgcggccgcggccggggtcGGGGTCGGGGCGGCGGTCAACCCTAGCTTCGtgtcccccggcggcggcggcgtcgggggtgGGTGGGAGCGGGAGAAGGCGGCCATCGCGGCGCACCCGCTGTACGAGCGCCTGCTCGAGGCGCACGTCGCCTGCCTCCGCGTCGCCACCCCCGTCGACCAGCTCCCGCGCATCGACGCGCAGATAGCCGCGAGGCCCccgcccatggcggcggccgcggccgccgcggcggcgggcggggcgcaGTCGGGAGGCGAGGAGCTCGACCTCTTCATG ACGCATTTCGTATTGCTCCTCTGTTCATTCAAGGAACAACTCCAGCAGCATGTGCGTGTTCATGCAATGGAAGCAGTGATGGCTTGCTGGGAGCTTGAACAAACTTTACAAAGCCTTACAG GGGCATCTCCTGGTGAAGGCACTGGGGCTACTATGTCTGATGATGAAGACAATCAGGTAGACAGTGAGAGCAACATGTTTGATGGAAATGAGGGGTCAGATGGAATGGGATTTGGTCCCTTAATGTTGACTGAGGGTGAGAGATCCTTAGTTGAGCGTGTGCGGCAGGAGCTAAAGCATGAGCTTAAGCAG GGATACAGAGAAAAACTTGTGGATATTAGGGAAGAGATAATGCGGAAGCGAAGAGCTGGGAAACTCCCTGGAGACACAGCTTCTACGTTGAAAGCCTGGTGGCAAGCTCATTCTAAATGGCCATACCCAACT GAGGAAGACAAGGCTAGACTGGTACAGGAAACAGGGCTGCAACTAAAGCAGATCAACAACTGGTTCATCAACCAGCGTAAGCGGAACTGGCACAGCAATCCGGCATCATCCTCATCTGACAAAAGCAAGAGAAAAAG GTGA